In Setaria italica strain Yugu1 chromosome IX, Setaria_italica_v2.0, whole genome shotgun sequence, the genomic stretch CAAGGTACTATAAATAGACATGCTGCTTTCACTCAAACTCATCTCAACTTAGAGTCTTAGGTAGTAGCTCACAATGGCAGGCACTAAGCTAGTAGCACTTGGGTTCATTGTCCTCATGAGCATGGGGATAGCTAATGCCGTGAGGGTGGCTAGATACTCTAGTGCTGATGGAACGGGTACAGGAGGTGGTTGGGGTGGTGGGTATGTGAATGGTGGTGGCTCAGGGTCAGGGAGTGGCACTGGGGCTGGTGAGAGCGGTTCAAATGGTGCCCATGCAACTGCTGGAGGGGGTGGTGGAGGGGGCGGCACTAGCCAATACAACGGGTCTGGTTATGGTGGAGGGGCTGGGTCTGGTACAGGTTCTAGTCAAAATAGTCAGGGTGGAGGATCAGGTGGAGAATCTTCCAACGCTGGTGGtaccggtggtggcggcggtggaggacaTGGTGGTGGTAACTGGGGATCTAGTGCTCATGGGGAAGGTAGCGGCACTGGATCTGGCTCGAGCAATGCTAATAGGTACTGGTATGGACCAAGTGATGCAAATGCATACGCTAATGGCAATGGCCGTGGCCAAGGTAATGGTGTGAACGGTGGAAGTGCTGGTGGTCAAGGAGGTGGATCCGGGTACGGTAATGCCAACCCCTAGTTCATGTTATTGCCTGGTCAATCTAAGTGTGGAGCCCAACTTTTCTTGTTTCACGTTGTAATTTTCTGCTTTGTAGTCGTATCATTATTTAGTAGACGCAAATTAATAAAGGGCTCCACTTCTCTATAGTCAATGTAGAGTCTAAGTGTAAGGTGCAAGCTATGATGAGGAGACGCTGTAACCATGTCAACATTTGAATGGAATAGTATTCCATTTTCTCATGTAATCTTTTGCTCTTATCAATGAAATGGTACTCCTTTATCATTTACTCACCATGTCTAGACGCTTCCTATATAGAGTATCATGACTAACTGTTTCTGTGTTACATGTTCTGATGCCTACTACAACATGCATGCACATCAAGTGATTTAAATGTACAGTTAAGTGGTCCTCTGAAACGAATAAAAGGTCCAGGTCGTCACATGGATCTTTTGAGTGTTTGTTCAAAGAAAAGACAGAATCTAACCTGATAGGGGAAAAAACACATTCAGGACCTTTTATTTTCAGGGCCATGACGTACGCACGCACATATTTTTGTTAAGCAGGCTGACCCAATGTATGTTCAATGCCCATGCTAGCAAGATATTGCAGGGGAGTCCCCTATGCTTGGGATATGTTTAGTggtcattttaaaaaaaaagatattcaTTAAACCCACTTGATGCCTGAGTTTTTCCACTGTAATTTAAGTTTAAGCAAAACCGCACCTCCTACCTGCAAGTACATCATTTGTTTGAAATCATCACAGCTAGTATTTGTAAGGTTTATGCATGTTTTCCCTTTTGTATTAGGAACACACCAAAATTGCTACTTTGTGTACTAAACTAGGTAGTTATTAGGAAATCTTGTTTGCTTCTTAACTCCTTTGATAGCCAAAAGACTTTGA encodes the following:
- the LOC101769192 gene encoding putative glycine-rich cell wall structural protein 1, producing MAGTKLVALGFIVLMSMGIANAVRVARYSSADGTGTGGGWGGGYVNGGGSGSGSGTGAGESGSNGAHATAGGGGGGGGTSQYNGSGYGGGAGSGTGSSQNSQGGGSGGESSNAGGTGGGGGGGHGGGNWGSSAHGEGSGTGSGSSNANRYWYGPSDANAYANGNGRGQGNGVNGGSAGGQGGGSGYGNANP